The nucleotide sequence CGATGCTGAGGCCGAGAGTCGTGACGGCCGCGATGGTAAACGTCGGCGATCGCACGAGGCCGCGGATCGCGTATCGAACGTCGTGCACGAAGTCTTCGAGGTATGCGCTTCGCACTTCGTTGGCGGCGGACTCCCTCCACTGCTCTTTCCCGCCGAACGTGATGAGCGCCACTCGTCGCGCCTCGGCGGGCGTCATCCCGGCTCGGACGTTCGCCTCGGTGGCCATCTCCACATGGAAGCGCATCTCGTCGACGAACCGGTCGTCCATGTCACGATGCCGGCGAAAGCCGAGGAACAGCCGGACACGATCTCGCATTCGGCGGAGAATGTTGTTGGCGCCGCTCATTCGCCCGCGCTCTCCATCGCAAGGACGAGCTCCACGGCGCGCGACATGCGGCGCCACGCTTGCCGCTCGTCGGCCAGGCGGGCGCGGCCCGTGTTCGTGAGCGCGTAGTAGCGGGCACGCCGGTTGTTTTCCGTCGTATCCCACTTCGACGCGATGACGCCCTGCCGTTCGAGCCGGTAGAGTGCCGGATACAGCGACCCTTCGCCGATGCGCAGCACGTCCTTCGATCCGCGCGCGA is from Gemmatimonadaceae bacterium and encodes:
- a CDS encoding PadR family transcriptional regulator — protein: MASKDKDALLQGTLDLLVLKALQLGPMHGWGITERLARGSKDVLRIGEGSLYPALYRLERQGVIASKWDTTENNRRARYYALTNTGRARLADERQAWRRMSRAVELVLAMESAGE